In Papaver somniferum cultivar HN1 chromosome 1, ASM357369v1, whole genome shotgun sequence, a genomic segment contains:
- the LOC113328192 gene encoding calmodulin-binding transcription activator 5-like has translation MESSVNGNRLVGWEIHGFLTMKDLDIQKLLEDANERWFRPNEVHAILSNYKHFGIHHKPVNLPKGGTIVLYDRKKLRAFRKDGHNWRKKKDGKTVQEAHEHLKVGREERIHVYYVHGLDNPNLARRCYWLLDKKQEDIVFVHYRELEQVQSSPSTPHNSNSNSAHCLNASVPKVLADEKSCWESHASNSNGVSYEQQNQYNVRNSKSDTSDYSQARNITVQTNDFQSATGDESSSMLIKESLQNEESFEVFLDSFMADASDLSDLPDDSSLLTSHNESGTSMIMNHQLQTIKPLFTITNISPSWAYSTEQTKIIAIGYFHGAYLHIDDTRMFCVFGDVCSPAEKIAMGVFRCTSFPRYPGFVNFYLSLDGYTPISQVLSFEYRFPPVERMALLNEHPKQEEFQLQLRLLHLLFSSSNILRVLSRKSTSAYSDTKLLPSVSSSIDKDWEFLKESIQHNKISMSQSKNMLTEFTLKSKLKEWILERVVEGRKTSARDNHGLGIIHLCTLLDYKWAVQLYSRSGLSLDFRDAFGWTALHWAAFYGRKEMVAVLLSEGADPSLVTDPTSQFPGGCTAADIASRNGHEGIAAYLAKQGLITQFMLMSVSENTTGPLQTQKSYSVDPRNLSEEQLCQKDAFDAYEISTDVASRIQEAFWKDLVSKTKTMTIQDTEEDYVTNADLASLSLHSPEAIRHTQMFTEACYTMAAMKIQHALRIYMIRKRMKAASRIQHQFLTWRIRKDFLNKRLQVVKLQANFRGHRARNQVNRIVWAVGMLEKAILRWRQKGKGLRGLILPQSTENVQEGIQAEYGLHEDFFLDSRKQTEERLSRAVICVQSMYRSKRAQEEYRMMKLSHDREKLERRQMQQACKSPLSVSLEKVENRGSAHTVNNLL, from the exons ATGGAAAGTAGCGTCAATGGAAATAGATTAGTAGGATGGGAGATTCATGGGTTCCTTACTATGAAAG ATTTGGATATACAGAAGTTATTGGAGGATGCCAACGAAAGGTGGTTCCGGCCGAATGAAGTTCATGCAATATTGTCTAACTACAAGCATTTTGGAATTCACCATAAACCGGTAAACCTGCCAAAAG GGGGAACTATTGTGTTGTATGATCGTAAAAAGCTAAGAGCCTTTCGCAAGGATGGGCATAAttggaggaagaagaaagatgggaaaacagttcaAGAAGCTCATGAACACTTAAAG GTTGGCCGCGAGGAGAGGATTCACGTGTACTATGTCCATGGCTTGGATAATCCTAATTTGGCTCGTAGGTGCTACTGGTTACTCGATAA GAAACAAGAAGACATTGTCTTTGTTCATTACCGTGAGTTAGAGCAGGTGCAAAGTTCTCCTAGTACACCTCATAATTCAAATTCTAATTCAGCTCACTGCTTGAATGCATCTGTCCCCAAGGTTTTAGCTGACGAAAAAAGCTGCTGGGAAAGTCATGCATCTAACTCAA ATGGTGTCTCCTATGAGCAGCAGAATCAGTACAATGTTAGAAACTCCAAGAGTGATACAAGTGATTACTCTCAAGCAAGGAATATAACCGTTCAAACCAACGATTTTCAAAGTGCAACAGGAGATGAATCGTCATCCATGCTCATCAAAGAGAGTCTGCAAAATGAAGAGAGCTTTGAAGTATTTCTGGACTCTTTTATGGCTGATGCCTCAGACCTATCAGATTTACCAGATGACTCTTCATTATTAACTAGTCACAATGAATCAGGTACATCGATGATAATGAATCACCAGTTGCAAACTATCAAACCATTATTCACTATAACGAACATCTCTCCTTCATGGGCTTATTCAACGGAACAGACAAAG ATTATAGCAATTGGATATTTTCATGGAGCATATTTACATATTGATGATACAAGAATGTTCTGTGTCTTTGGAGATGTATGTTCTCCTGCTGAGAAGATAGCAATGGGGGTATTCCGCTGTACATCATTTCCTCGCTACCCTGGATTTGTGAATTTTTATTTGAGCCTCGATGGTTATACACCCATTAGTCAGGTACTGAGTTTTGAGTATCGCTTTCCTCCAGTAGAAAGGATGGCTTTACTAAATGAGCATCCTAAGCAGGAGGAGTTTCAACTTCAGCTAAGGCTTCTTCACTTGCTCTTCTCTTCAAGTAACATCCTTCGCGTGCTATCAAGAAAATCAACATCAGCTTATTCAGACACTAAGTTGCTCCCATCCGTAAGTTCTAGCATCGACAAAGACTGGGAATTCCTGAAAGAATCAATTCAGCATAACAAAATCTCCATGTCACAAAGTAAAAATATGTTAACGGAATTCACTTTGAAGAGCAAGCTAAAAGAATGGATTTTAGAGAGAGTGGTTGAAGGGCGTAAAACAAGTGCTCGTGATAATCATGGTCTAGGAATTATCCATCTTTGCACTCTTTTGGATTACAAGTGGGCTGTTCAACTGTATTCACGCTCAGGACTTTCATTAGATTTTCGAGATGCATTTGGCTGGACTGCCCTACATTGGGCCGCATTCTATGGGAG GAAAGAAATGGTTGCGGTTTTGTTATCTGAAGGGGCGGATCCAAGTCTAGTTACTGACCCCACTTCACAATTCCCTGGAGGATGCACGGCTGCTGACATTGCATCCAGAAATGGCCACGAGGGTATAGCTGCGTATCTTGCAAAACAGGGACTGATAACACAATTTATGCTCATGTCGGTCTCTGAAAATACAACTGGCCCCCTTCAAACCCAAAAATCTTATTCAGTGGACCCTAGAAACCTTAGCGAAGAGCAGTTGTGTCAGAAGGATGCGTTTGATGCATACGAGATATCTACTGATGTAGCATCACGGATACAGGAAGCTTTCTGGAAGGACCTTGTGAGCAAAACAAAGACAATGACAATTCAAGACACTGAAGAAGATTATGTGACTAATGCCGACCTAGCTTCTTTAAGTTTACATTCCCCAGAAGCAATTCGCCATACACAGATGTTCACGGAAGCATGTTATACAATGGCTGCAATGAAGATTCAACATGCTTTACGCATCTATATGATACGGAAGAGGATGAAAGCTGCATCAAGAATCCAACACCAGTTTCTTACTTGGAGGATCCGAAAGGATTTTCTCAACAAGCGTTTGCAAGTGGTCAAACTTCAG GCTAATTTCCGAGGTCACCGTGCACGGAATCAAGTAAACAGAATTGTTTGGGCTGTTGGAATGCTTGAAAAGGCAATTCTAAGGTGGCGTCAGAAAGGAAAAGGGCTTCGAGGACTTATTCTACCCCAATCAACTGAAAATGTACAAGAGGGGATTCAGGCAGAATATGGCCTTCACGAGGACTTCTTTTTAGACAGCCGTAAGCAGACTGAAGAACGTCTCTCGAGAGCAGTTATATGCGTCCAGTCTATGTATAGATCGAAACGAGCTCAAGAAGAGTATCGGATGATGAAGCTGAGCCATGATAGAGAAAAG TTGGAGCGTCGACAAATGCAACAG GCATGTAAAAGTCCTTTATCTGTCTCATTGGAAAAGGTGGAGAATAGGGGCAGTGCACACACAGTAAACAACCTTCTATGA